The following coding sequences lie in one Effusibacillus lacus genomic window:
- a CDS encoding DsrE/DsrF/DrsH-like family protein: MSDKSTIIVFSGDLDKAIASFIIATGAAAMGKQVTMFFTFWGLNILRKDQYVPTKKSFLENMFAKMMPRGPEKLGISKMNFGGIGAKMMRYIMRKKNIASLAELMQTAKELDVKIIACAMSMDVLGIKEEELIDGIEYAGVATYLAEADESNHNLFI, encoded by the coding sequence AAAGCACAATCATTGTATTCAGCGGAGACCTGGACAAAGCCATTGCCAGTTTCATTATCGCCACCGGAGCGGCAGCCATGGGCAAGCAGGTTACCATGTTCTTCACTTTCTGGGGACTGAATATCCTTCGCAAGGACCAATATGTGCCCACCAAGAAAAGCTTCCTGGAAAACATGTTTGCAAAGATGATGCCCCGCGGTCCGGAAAAATTGGGGATTTCCAAAATGAATTTCGGTGGAATCGGAGCCAAAATGATGAGGTACATCATGCGCAAGAAAAACATCGCTTCCCTGGCCGAGCTGATGCAAACCGCAAAAGAGCTGGACGTGAAGATCATTGCGTGCGCCATGTCCATGGACGTTCTGGGGATCAAAGAGGAAGAACTGATCGATGGAATTGAATATGCGGGTGTGGCCACCTATCTGGCCGAGGCGGATGAAAGCAATCACAATTTGTTTATCTGA
- a CDS encoding hydrogenase 4 subunit F yields the protein MGWIWTLLGIPLVTGLLAWRIKIQKVCERVQVAGAFLMLLAGLTVAYRVLSGSPFTGENEFIYVDALGAFNISLVVLVGFTASLYSVGYMQHEVSEGIITERQFRLYYLWFHLFLFTMLAVSVVNNLGLLWVGIELTTLVSALLVAFYKKGTALEAAWKYLIMGSVGIAFALLGIIFIYLSGIHLLGEDPRALDWSVLSQAAEHLNPKWILIAFIFVLVGFGTKAGLAPMHFWLPDAHSQAPSPVSAVLSGVLLNTALYGIFRVFTIANTTLDGKAAQFLIFFGLLSIAITVPFILVQHDLKRMLAYSSVEHMGIIALGVGIGGTLGLYGALLHMFNHSMAKSLLFFSAGNINQKYHSKRMDRISGILKAMPVTGSIFLIAAFAITGAPPFNIFISEFTIMMAGIKGGHMWATVLFILLVVLIFAGMIYYVVKMAFGEAPAKLEKKEINRWSTAALFIPLVIVVMFGLYVPPFLSETIHQVSEVLQGVHR from the coding sequence ATGGGTTGGATCTGGACATTGTTGGGAATTCCTCTTGTAACGGGACTTCTTGCCTGGAGGATCAAGATCCAAAAAGTATGTGAAAGAGTGCAAGTGGCGGGTGCATTCCTCATGCTGTTGGCGGGGCTTACTGTGGCCTATAGAGTGCTGTCAGGCTCTCCGTTCACAGGGGAAAATGAGTTTATCTATGTCGATGCCTTGGGTGCGTTTAATATTTCGTTGGTAGTTCTGGTTGGCTTTACTGCTTCTCTTTATTCGGTCGGTTATATGCAACACGAAGTAAGTGAAGGGATCATTACAGAACGGCAGTTTCGCCTTTACTACTTATGGTTCCATCTGTTTCTGTTTACGATGCTGGCCGTTAGCGTCGTGAACAATTTGGGATTGCTGTGGGTGGGAATTGAATTAACCACGTTGGTCTCGGCATTATTGGTTGCTTTTTATAAAAAAGGAACGGCTCTTGAGGCTGCGTGGAAATATCTGATTATGGGAAGCGTTGGAATCGCGTTTGCACTCTTGGGGATTATTTTTATCTATCTTTCCGGGATTCATTTGCTTGGAGAAGATCCCCGAGCTTTGGACTGGAGCGTATTGAGTCAAGCGGCTGAACATCTGAATCCGAAATGGATATTGATTGCCTTTATCTTTGTATTGGTTGGTTTTGGGACAAAGGCAGGTCTTGCTCCCATGCACTTCTGGTTACCGGATGCACACAGCCAGGCGCCATCACCTGTGAGTGCGGTTTTGTCCGGTGTACTGTTAAATACTGCGCTGTACGGTATATTTCGTGTATTTACTATAGCGAATACAACTCTTGATGGGAAAGCGGCTCAATTTTTGATTTTCTTCGGACTTCTGTCGATCGCCATTACGGTACCCTTCATCTTGGTACAGCATGATTTAAAACGAATGTTGGCGTATTCAAGCGTGGAACACATGGGGATTATCGCGCTGGGTGTCGGGATTGGCGGAACTTTGGGATTATACGGGGCCTTGCTCCATATGTTCAATCATTCCATGGCCAAGTCCCTCTTGTTCTTCTCGGCAGGAAACATCAATCAAAAATATCATTCAAAACGAATGGACCGCATCTCGGGAATTCTTAAGGCAATGCCTGTCACGGGGAGTATATTTCTAATTGCAGCTTTTGCGATCACAGGGGCTCCTCCCTTTAATATTTTTATCAGTGAATTCACCATCATGATGGCCGGGATTAAAGGAGGCCATATGTGGGCAACCGTTCTGTTTATCCTGTTGGTCGTGCTGATCTTTGCCGGGATGATCTATTATGTTGTCAAAATGGCCTTTGGTGAGGCTCCGGCCAAATTGGAAAAGAAAGAAATCAATCGTTGGTCAACAGCCGCTCTTTTTATCCCATTGGTGATTGTTGTAATGTTCGGATTGTATGTCCCGCCTTTCCTTAGTGAGACGATTCACCAAGTGTCTGAGGTCTTACAGGGGGTACACAGATAA
- a CDS encoding ABC transporter permease, protein MRKSRSKLLQIRGEIKKEWYVSGVIGIFMAFMVVWSLLSYSQAVDRTFLPTPDHVFQTFIKQVQTEEFWKHVGISVYRVGMGFLLACAIGIPLGILAGAFRFAEAVIVPATEFIRYMPATAFIPLIMVWAGIGETAKIMVIFIGSFFQLVLMVADNTRAVSNDLLQSSYTLGATEFQVVTRVLLPALMPDLMNTLRLIMGWAWTYLVVAELVAANSGLGFSIMKAQRFLNTDVIFVGIFVIGFLGLLTDRMFALANNRLFPWTEGGRS, encoded by the coding sequence ATGAGGAAATCTCGATCCAAACTGCTGCAAATCCGGGGAGAAATAAAAAAAGAGTGGTATGTATCGGGCGTAATCGGGATTTTTATGGCGTTTATGGTTGTATGGAGCCTGCTCAGCTACAGTCAAGCGGTGGACCGCACGTTTCTTCCGACACCTGACCATGTTTTTCAGACCTTTATCAAACAAGTACAAACTGAGGAGTTTTGGAAACACGTGGGAATCAGTGTTTATCGGGTAGGGATGGGGTTTCTTCTCGCCTGTGCAATTGGGATTCCGCTGGGAATACTGGCTGGGGCGTTTCGCTTTGCGGAAGCAGTCATTGTGCCGGCGACGGAATTTATCCGGTATATGCCCGCAACTGCGTTTATCCCCCTGATTATGGTATGGGCAGGGATCGGGGAAACCGCGAAAATCATGGTAATCTTCATCGGGAGTTTCTTTCAGCTGGTTTTAATGGTAGCCGATAATACACGGGCCGTTTCCAATGATCTGCTCCAATCATCCTATACGTTGGGGGCAACGGAATTCCAGGTTGTGACAAGGGTTTTGCTCCCTGCCTTGATGCCCGATCTGATGAATACATTGCGTTTGATTATGGGATGGGCATGGACGTACCTGGTGGTTGCAGAGTTAGTGGCTGCCAACTCGGGATTGGGATTCTCCATCATGAAAGCCCAAAGGTTTCTCAATACGGATGTGATCTTTGTGGGGATCTTTGTGATTGGATTCTTGGGACTGCTGACAGATCGAATGTTTGCGCTGGCCAACAATCGATTGTTTCCTTGGACGGAGGGAGGACGCTCATGA
- a CDS encoding 4Fe-4S binding protein has product MFDILWKIFKTGTVTKEMPLEAAPSRFRGKPIFLSNECTECGVCVASCPTGAIQFHPKEDSSELVLSYATCIFCGICAEVCETQMIKMTNEYRLATKNKQDLIQTAQVTVKPSELAPVGKGV; this is encoded by the coding sequence ATGTTTGACATACTTTGGAAAATCTTCAAAACCGGGACCGTAACAAAAGAGATGCCTTTGGAAGCGGCTCCTTCCCGGTTTCGTGGCAAGCCGATTTTTTTATCAAACGAGTGCACCGAATGCGGGGTATGCGTAGCATCTTGTCCAACAGGGGCGATCCAATTTCATCCAAAAGAGGACTCTTCAGAGCTTGTATTGTCTTACGCGACATGTATATTTTGCGGGATTTGTGCGGAAGTTTGCGAAACCCAAATGATCAAGATGACAAATGAATACCGCCTTGCCACCAAAAACAAGCAGGACTTGATTCAAACTGCACAAGTGACTGTAAAACCTTCAGAGTTGGCACCTGTTGGAAAGGGAGTATGA
- the hyfB gene encoding hydrogenase 4 subunit B produces the protein MEGLDLDSLLFGASFVFFLLGGFGAIAASRNPRIANFVAHSGAFLGGLAGAFAAIRVLLHQNTISISAWHVVSDVAFTFRVDSLSAFFLLVLSVLSVAVSLYSTGYVTEYYGKKNVGLLGAGFNLFLLSMVAVVTVDNGFSFLLAWELMSLVSFFLVMLEHEKPEVRKAGFVYVVMTHFGTVFLILSFLTLFFFAGSFEFTAFQQVSPQLSASLKNLIFLMALIGFGTKAGMIPLHIWLPRAHPAAPSHVSALMSAVMIKTAIYGLLRISFDFLGGGPAWWGAVVLCFGVISALVGILYGVAENDMKRFLAYSSAENMGIIFMGIGTSMLFYAYHHSVLGALALTAALYHVMNHAIFKGLLFMGAGAVLYATHTKNVNQLGGLIRRMPWTAGLFLIGGIALSALPPFNGFISEWATFQSLLHLAFDMENSSWKMIGGLSVAALGLTGAFVAGGIVKHFGTAFLAMPRTKNAEEAREVPVPMRLGMIILASGSLVLGIWPGIALRVTEDIVAGYFDTKITGNVIFYVPFAGLTGEALSLGAVLLAFLALLLLSLVFLRIWVGKSRNQIDETWNCGGPLQPSMEYTGTSYSHPVLMIFKWLYRPRRQVQVRGEYVYYPKRIHHRLQVHSVIESNLYRPLVHIAVFLSQRVRSIQSGNLQSYLAYMIATLILLLLWVR, from the coding sequence ATGGAAGGACTTGATTTAGACTCATTACTTTTTGGCGCATCCTTTGTCTTTTTCTTGCTTGGTGGATTTGGTGCAATTGCTGCAAGCCGGAACCCGAGAATCGCGAACTTTGTAGCTCATTCAGGGGCTTTCTTGGGAGGACTCGCAGGGGCGTTTGCTGCGATTCGCGTTTTATTGCATCAGAATACGATATCGATTTCCGCATGGCACGTCGTGTCCGATGTCGCTTTCACATTTCGGGTGGATTCATTATCAGCGTTTTTTTTGTTGGTCCTTTCCGTTTTGTCCGTAGCCGTTTCTTTATATTCCACCGGGTATGTGACTGAATACTATGGAAAGAAAAATGTCGGATTGCTGGGAGCAGGTTTTAACTTGTTTTTGCTTTCCATGGTTGCAGTCGTCACCGTCGATAACGGTTTTTCTTTCTTGCTGGCATGGGAACTGATGTCTCTTGTTTCCTTCTTCTTGGTGATGCTGGAGCATGAAAAGCCGGAAGTTCGCAAGGCTGGATTTGTTTATGTTGTTATGACACATTTCGGAACGGTCTTCCTCATTCTCTCGTTCTTGACTTTGTTCTTCTTTGCCGGCAGTTTCGAATTCACAGCGTTTCAGCAGGTCTCCCCCCAGTTGTCCGCTTCGCTCAAAAACCTTATTTTCCTTATGGCCCTTATCGGTTTTGGCACGAAAGCAGGCATGATTCCACTCCATATATGGCTTCCGAGAGCCCATCCCGCGGCACCAAGCCATGTGTCCGCTCTGATGTCGGCGGTTATGATCAAGACCGCGATTTATGGGTTACTGCGTATAAGTTTTGACTTTTTGGGTGGCGGACCTGCTTGGTGGGGGGCTGTTGTCCTTTGTTTTGGAGTGATTTCTGCTTTGGTCGGGATTTTGTATGGAGTGGCCGAGAATGACATGAAACGGTTTCTTGCGTACAGCAGTGCCGAGAATATGGGAATCATCTTCATGGGAATCGGCACTTCTATGCTTTTCTATGCCTATCATCATTCGGTTCTTGGGGCGTTAGCCTTGACGGCGGCTCTTTATCATGTGATGAACCACGCGATCTTTAAAGGATTGTTATTTATGGGAGCCGGAGCGGTTCTTTACGCGACACATACAAAAAATGTGAACCAGTTGGGAGGACTTATTCGGCGTATGCCCTGGACAGCCGGATTGTTTTTGATCGGAGGGATAGCACTCTCCGCGTTGCCGCCGTTTAACGGTTTTATTAGTGAATGGGCAACTTTCCAATCTCTGCTGCACCTCGCATTTGATATGGAAAATTCATCGTGGAAAATGATCGGCGGCCTGTCAGTTGCTGCTCTCGGACTGACGGGAGCTTTTGTGGCTGGCGGTATTGTCAAGCACTTTGGAACCGCATTTCTTGCGATGCCTCGCACCAAAAATGCGGAGGAAGCAAGAGAAGTTCCTGTGCCTATGCGCCTGGGCATGATAATATTGGCATCAGGCTCTCTTGTTTTGGGGATATGGCCGGGGATTGCCCTACGAGTTACAGAAGATATCGTCGCGGGGTACTTTGACACAAAGATAACAGGAAATGTCATCTTTTACGTCCCGTTTGCCGGGCTTACGGGTGAAGCACTATCGCTTGGTGCAGTCCTTCTGGCTTTCTTGGCCCTATTGCTTCTAAGTCTAGTCTTCCTTCGTATATGGGTGGGAAAGAGCAGAAATCAGATTGATGAAACATGGAACTGTGGGGGCCCTCTGCAACCTTCGATGGAGTATACGGGTACCTCATACTCTCATCCCGTTTTAATGATATTTAAATGGCTGTACCGTCCACGGCGACAGGTGCAGGTTCGAGGGGAGTACGTGTACTATCCAAAACGAATCCATCATCGGTTGCAGGTTCACTCTGTGATTGAATCCAATCTGTATCGACCGCTGGTTCATATTGCGGTTTTCCTGTCGCAACGGGTCAGGTCGATTCAGAGTGGAAACCTGCAAAGCTACTTGGCCTATATGATTGCCACACTCATACTCTTATTACTTTGGGTTCGGTAG
- a CDS encoding ArsR/SmtB family transcription factor — protein MNLDVQQFKADFFKALGHPLRIRILELLSEGDKNVNELQTLIGSEGSAVSQQLAILRNKNIVYGTKEGNKVTYSLRDPMIKELLSVARQIFNNHLIDTISMLDKFNE, from the coding sequence TTGAATCTTGATGTGCAACAATTCAAAGCGGATTTTTTTAAAGCTTTGGGGCATCCTTTACGGATTCGCATCCTTGAATTGTTGTCTGAGGGAGATAAAAATGTAAATGAACTTCAGACATTGATTGGAAGCGAAGGTTCCGCAGTTTCTCAACAGTTGGCAATTTTGCGCAACAAAAACATTGTTTATGGGACAAAAGAAGGGAATAAAGTGACATATTCGCTTCGAGATCCAATGATTAAAGAATTGTTATCTGTTGCCCGTCAAATTTTTAATAACCACCTAATCGATACGATTTCTATGTTGGATAAGTTCAATGAATAA
- a CDS encoding hydrogenase: protein MDQVIAMSLLISTLMLFQIRKISDSVGILAFQSVILSLTAGAMWYKTGFSHLLTAAVLTLLVKAIVIPSILQYTIKKIDIKREVERFTSKYTSLFIALALSVAGFYLTSRLQLPGTEHGEPYLAVSIILIFLGTFLMIDHKKAIMQGIGLITIENGLFLVAESLSYGMPLMVELGIFFDILVTVIVIGILSFRIHSTFESLNTEKMQNLKG, encoded by the coding sequence ATGGATCAAGTAATCGCAATGTCGTTGCTGATTAGTACATTGATGTTGTTCCAGATCCGGAAAATTAGTGATTCGGTTGGCATATTGGCATTTCAATCGGTGATCCTTTCACTTACTGCAGGCGCAATGTGGTATAAAACGGGCTTTTCTCATTTGCTGACGGCAGCTGTGCTTACCTTGTTGGTGAAGGCGATTGTGATCCCGTCCATTCTTCAGTATACGATCAAAAAGATTGATATCAAACGGGAAGTGGAGCGTTTTACGTCTAAATACACATCTTTGTTTATCGCATTAGCGTTGTCGGTGGCAGGTTTTTACCTTACTTCCCGTCTCCAATTGCCTGGTACGGAACATGGAGAGCCCTATCTTGCGGTTTCGATCATTCTCATTTTCTTGGGGACTTTTCTTATGATCGATCACAAGAAAGCGATTATGCAAGGGATCGGATTGATCACGATTGAAAACGGGCTGTTTTTGGTTGCTGAATCACTTAGTTATGGAATGCCTCTGATGGTTGAACTGGGAATCTTCTTTGACATACTTGTGACGGTAATTGTGATTGGAATTTTGTCGTTTCGTATTCATTCGACCTTTGAGAGTTTAAATACGGAAAAGATGCAGAATTTGAAGGGATGA
- a CDS encoding hydrogenase large subunit — translation MEKNKKHLISRIKQQLGQKLLSVDSYAQNETVITIEKNDLPAVCRFLCKEKEGRLFTMVGSDERDVAGSFALYYVFSFDQFHHFITVKTRIEEHDPTFPSVAIELPAANWYEREVKDLLGIRPQGHPDPRPLVLHGDWPEELHPLRKEFPVTMQVPRVQSRETFMQYEGEDVTEIPVGPIHAGIIEPGHFRFGAVGDTVLHLDARLFYTHRGLEKASEGMPLRKALFLAERICGVCALSHAVSFAQAVENAGQVEIPPRAKYLRTLFLELERLYNHIGDVGNVCAGFGFAVGISLGARLKEELLQLNERIVGHRYLRGIVDLGGTRIDLTPKDCMDIQTTLQKVEAEFRELVEILLSHEIAVNRMSTTGVLTLGQASDLEVVGVAARASGRNIDVRRDQPYAAYDRVKFDVPTYREGDVLARIRVRIDEAFQSFSIIRQVLEQLPAGKIVTFLPELFPYQSAMGWTESPRGETVHWLMIGPKQTVYRYRVRSATYSNWPAVPLTVPGNIVPDFPLINKSFELCYACCDR, via the coding sequence ATGGAAAAGAACAAAAAACACCTCATTTCAAGAATCAAGCAACAGTTGGGCCAGAAACTGTTGTCTGTTGACTCATACGCACAGAATGAAACTGTAATCACGATAGAAAAAAACGATCTGCCGGCGGTTTGTCGTTTTCTCTGCAAAGAAAAAGAGGGCCGGCTGTTTACCATGGTCGGAAGCGACGAACGGGATGTGGCAGGATCGTTTGCGTTGTACTATGTGTTTTCGTTTGATCAGTTCCATCATTTCATAACCGTAAAAACAAGGATCGAGGAACACGATCCCACGTTTCCGTCTGTCGCGATAGAACTGCCTGCGGCAAACTGGTATGAGAGGGAAGTCAAAGATTTGTTGGGAATCAGGCCGCAAGGACATCCGGATCCACGACCTCTTGTTTTGCATGGGGATTGGCCGGAAGAACTGCATCCTCTGCGTAAGGAATTTCCGGTAACCATGCAGGTGCCAAGGGTTCAAAGCCGTGAAACCTTTATGCAATATGAGGGAGAGGACGTTACGGAAATTCCGGTGGGCCCGATCCACGCCGGGATTATTGAACCCGGACATTTTCGCTTTGGTGCGGTCGGCGACACCGTGTTGCATCTGGATGCAAGGCTTTTCTATACACATCGCGGCCTGGAAAAGGCCAGTGAGGGAATGCCTTTACGGAAAGCGTTGTTTTTGGCAGAACGGATTTGCGGAGTCTGTGCCTTATCCCACGCGGTTTCTTTCGCCCAAGCGGTCGAAAATGCAGGGCAGGTGGAGATTCCGCCCCGTGCCAAGTATTTACGGACCCTATTCCTGGAATTGGAACGTTTGTATAACCACATCGGGGATGTTGGGAACGTATGCGCGGGATTTGGGTTTGCTGTCGGAATCAGTCTGGGAGCAAGACTGAAAGAAGAACTGTTACAACTCAATGAACGGATCGTTGGCCATCGCTATTTACGAGGGATCGTTGATCTTGGCGGCACGAGGATCGACTTGACACCAAAAGATTGTATGGATATTCAAACAACCCTGCAAAAGGTCGAGGCGGAGTTTAGAGAGCTTGTTGAGATTCTGCTTTCGCATGAAATAGCTGTCAACCGGATGTCGACTACTGGAGTCCTCACTCTCGGGCAGGCAAGTGACCTGGAAGTTGTGGGTGTGGCGGCAAGAGCCTCCGGCAGAAATATCGATGTACGACGTGACCAACCTTACGCAGCATATGATCGGGTCAAATTTGACGTTCCCACTTATAGGGAAGGTGATGTTCTCGCGAGAATCCGCGTTCGGATTGATGAGGCGTTTCAATCTTTTTCAATCATTCGGCAAGTATTGGAACAGCTCCCTGCCGGAAAAATTGTGACCTTTCTTCCGGAACTTTTTCCCTATCAATCGGCGATGGGATGGACGGAGTCTCCACGGGGAGAAACCGTACATTGGCTGATGATTGGGCCGAAGCAGACTGTGTACCGCTATCGGGTTCGTTCTGCAACATACAGCAACTGGCCGGCCGTTCCATTAACGGTGCCAGGGAATATTGTGCCTGATTTCCCTTTGATCAATAAAAGCTTTGAATTGTGCTATGCTTGTTGCGACCGATGA
- a CDS encoding DUF302 domain-containing protein has protein sequence MFHYSVETDKSVDEAVAALEESLKDRKFGVLWKLDIPAKLQEKGVDFTSPYRVLEVCNPHEAKRVLSRNKLVGYFLPCKIVVYEDQGKTMIGLPRPTMLMDVVNDPGLKEIAQSVEETLIEAVNAAK, from the coding sequence ATGTTTCATTACAGTGTGGAAACTGATAAGAGCGTGGATGAAGCAGTCGCCGCTTTGGAAGAAAGTCTGAAGGACAGGAAATTTGGGGTATTGTGGAAATTGGACATTCCGGCCAAATTGCAGGAAAAAGGGGTTGATTTCACCAGCCCGTACCGTGTGCTGGAGGTTTGCAATCCGCATGAGGCCAAGCGTGTACTGAGCCGGAACAAGCTGGTCGGATACTTCTTGCCCTGCAAAATCGTAGTCTACGAAGATCAGGGAAAAACGATGATCGGATTGCCAAGACCCACCATGCTGATGGACGTTGTGAACGACCCGGGCCTGAAAGAAATTGCTCAAAGCGTCGAAGAGACCTTGATCGAAGCTGTCAACGCAGCAAAGTAA
- a CDS encoding NADH-quinone oxidoreductase subunit B family protein, with protein sequence MENVKEQEVDWGTQLQKRIKEVLGKSLHIRHVDSGSCNGCDFEMSTLTNPIYDIQRFGIDFVASPRHADMLMVTGGVTRHLEEALRKTYSSAANPKMVVAIGACACGGGIFGETYANHGGVDKIVPVYVYVPGCPPRPQAMIEGILLALDQYEKLSKRKGAMAVES encoded by the coding sequence ATGGAAAATGTCAAAGAGCAAGAAGTGGATTGGGGAACTCAATTGCAAAAAAGAATCAAAGAAGTTTTGGGGAAGTCGTTGCATATTCGACATGTGGATTCGGGTTCTTGCAACGGATGCGATTTCGAAATGAGCACATTGACGAATCCCATTTATGATATACAGCGTTTTGGAATCGATTTTGTGGCGTCCCCCCGTCACGCGGATATGTTGATGGTAACAGGTGGGGTTACACGACATCTCGAAGAAGCACTGCGAAAAACTTATAGCTCCGCAGCAAATCCTAAGATGGTTGTAGCAATCGGGGCTTGTGCCTGTGGAGGCGGGATATTTGGCGAAACCTATGCTAATCATGGAGGGGTGGATAAAATTGTACCGGTGTATGTGTATGTGCCTGGATGTCCTCCGCGACCACAGGCAATGATTGAAGGAATCCTTCTTGCATTGGATCAGTATGAAAAACTTTCAAAAAGGAAGGGGGCAATGGCAGTTGAATCTTGA
- a CDS encoding ABC transporter substrate-binding protein yields the protein MRKRIVLLICLLMLLVNLVGCSQSKQSEVSAPSSQQKIRLGLSPWPGWFVWYLVKEKGFFEKNGVDVELVWFPVYSDSLTALATGKIDANSQTLSDTLAPVAKGIPLKAVLVNDNSNGGDGIVVKPGINSLQELKGKKIATELGTVDHFLMLTALERAGLKEKDVQYTNMTVNDAGPAFISGNLDAAVLWEPFLSKAIQEGKGKLLFSSKDTPGLIPDLLVFREEVTKNRPEDVRKILNAWFDALDYWKQHPEESLQIMAKAAETPIEEYKQSVESVKIFGIQDNLQAFKETGSFTSLVYTGQKTGEFLKGLDMLSQIPDVKQIVDGHFMEEVAKKR from the coding sequence ATGCGGAAGAGGATTGTTTTATTGATTTGCTTGCTCATGCTGCTTGTGAATCTGGTTGGTTGTTCCCAAAGCAAACAGTCTGAAGTTTCAGCGCCAAGCAGCCAGCAGAAGATCCGTTTGGGACTCAGTCCGTGGCCCGGTTGGTTTGTCTGGTATCTCGTCAAAGAGAAGGGGTTTTTTGAAAAGAACGGTGTGGATGTGGAACTGGTATGGTTTCCGGTCTACAGTGATTCTCTGACTGCTTTGGCTACCGGCAAGATTGATGCGAACAGTCAAACATTGAGCGACACTTTGGCTCCCGTTGCAAAGGGAATTCCTTTGAAGGCCGTGCTTGTCAACGACAATTCCAATGGAGGAGATGGCATTGTCGTCAAGCCTGGAATTAACTCTTTGCAGGAACTGAAGGGCAAGAAAATTGCGACTGAACTGGGAACAGTGGATCATTTTTTGATGCTGACCGCTTTGGAACGCGCGGGCCTTAAGGAAAAAGATGTTCAGTATACAAACATGACAGTCAATGATGCAGGACCGGCGTTTATTTCGGGCAATCTCGATGCGGCTGTCTTATGGGAACCTTTTTTAAGCAAGGCCATTCAGGAAGGGAAGGGAAAACTCCTTTTCTCTTCCAAAGATACCCCCGGATTGATTCCGGATCTCCTGGTGTTTCGTGAAGAGGTGACCAAGAATCGCCCTGAAGATGTAAGAAAGATCCTGAATGCCTGGTTTGACGCTCTGGACTACTGGAAGCAGCATCCGGAAGAATCCCTGCAAATCATGGCAAAGGCGGCGGAGACGCCAATTGAAGAATATAAACAATCGGTTGAAAGTGTGAAGATCTTCGGTATTCAGGATAATTTGCAAGCTTTTAAGGAGACCGGCTCGTTTACTTCGTTGGTCTATACCGGGCAAAAAACAGGGGAGTTTTTGAAGGGGCTGGATATGTTAAGCCAAATTCCGGATGTGAAACAGATAGTGGACGGACATTTCATGGAGGAAGTTGCAAAAAAACGATAA
- a CDS encoding respiratory chain complex I subunit 1 family protein: MSGQIGWTIGWTSLQVVTLLLVAPLIQGTIKKIKARLQNRIGPSVLQPYYDLMKYMKKDAVVSGHASWLTVATPYIVFIAILTAGLLVPTFMANTPLGFVGDMILIVYLFGLARFFTALTALDAGSSFGGMGSSREMALSAIAEPALLLAAFAVFLSGGTTKLHQLIQVLATHGWNWIEPSYVLAFLAMFIVVIAETGRIPVDNPDTHLELTMIHEGMLLEYSGRYLGLMMWAAQIKQLLILSLFINLFFPWGIAVDWNVSGIFLSFLLYLIKLVGLGIGLAFIETLYAKIRIFIVPKLLVSSMILSLLAILVRVVE, encoded by the coding sequence ATGTCAGGACAAATCGGATGGACGATCGGGTGGACGTCGCTGCAGGTTGTTACACTTCTTCTGGTGGCTCCGCTTATCCAGGGGACCATCAAGAAAATCAAGGCTCGTTTGCAAAATCGTATCGGCCCGAGCGTGTTACAGCCGTACTATGATTTGATGAAATACATGAAAAAAGATGCGGTCGTTTCCGGTCACGCATCATGGCTGACGGTGGCAACACCCTACATTGTTTTTATTGCCATTCTTACTGCCGGACTCCTCGTGCCTACTTTTATGGCAAATACTCCTTTAGGATTTGTGGGGGACATGATCCTGATTGTTTATTTGTTCGGATTGGCCCGTTTTTTTACGGCTCTCACGGCTCTTGACGCAGGAAGTTCTTTTGGCGGGATGGGATCGAGCAGAGAAATGGCATTGTCGGCGATTGCGGAACCGGCTTTGTTGTTGGCTGCTTTTGCCGTATTTCTGTCCGGTGGGACGACGAAACTCCATCAACTTATTCAAGTACTTGCAACGCATGGATGGAATTGGATCGAGCCTTCTTACGTGCTGGCCTTTTTGGCAATGTTCATTGTGGTGATTGCGGAAACAGGCCGGATTCCGGTTGATAACCCGGATACTCACCTGGAATTAACGATGATTCATGAAGGAATGCTTCTGGAGTATTCCGGAAGATATTTGGGATTGATGATGTGGGCGGCGCAAATCAAACAATTGCTGATTTTGAGCCTTTTTATCAATCTTTTCTTCCCGTGGGGAATAGCAGTGGATTGGAATGTAAGCGGAATCTTTCTATCGTTCTTGCTTTACCTGATCAAACTTGTTGGACTGGGGATTGGATTGGCATTCATCGAAACACTTTATGCGAAAATCCGTATTTTTATAGTTCCCAAATTGCTGGTTTCCTCGATGATTCTGTCGCTCTTGGCAATTCTTGTTCGGGTAGTGGAGTAA